A region of the Vanrija pseudolonga chromosome 2, complete sequence genome:
CCGTTCGTGTCGGTGCCGATGCCGATCGAGGACGCGGGGAAGACCCACGCGTTGGCGGACCACACGGTCGAGTTCCACCCCGACTTTAGGAGCAGCGCGCCAGGCACGTGCGAGTACAGctccccgacgacggcgtgcgtcCCGATGATGGCCTGCCCCACCATGTCGGGGAAGGCGACGAGTGGCTGCGTctgcacggcgcgcacgggcacgccggcaaTGTTGATGCCGTCCAGAGGCACCGCCCAGACCTGGTACGAGTGGGAGATGTTGACAACGGGGAGGAAGGAGATGTTGGACGCGAGCACGCTGTTGTCCACCccgccgagggtgaggatGCCGCCTGGGATCTCGGTGTTGGCGAAGATGTTGTCGTTGAACGAGTAGCGCGTGCGGTCGAGCTTGACACCGTATACCTTGTCTGTCCAGTTCTGCGCCAGGTTGTACAGGAGCGGGTTGTGGTGGCTCCCgttggcgggggtggggccCATGCCGAGGTTGCCCGAGACGGTGAGGTTGGGCGGGAGGACGAAGCCCTTCGGCAGATCCGCGTAGACAGTGGTGTTGACGGCGCCTGTAAGTGTGAGGCGATGCCTGTCAGCCGTGTGCGGCGGCATCCACCTCGTGGTGCACAATACCCACCAAACGTATAGTTTGTGTTCTGGCCAGGCAGGAGCCACACCCCGACCACATCAGTGCCGACGTCCCCCGACCCAGCGATGGGGTTGACATCGGACGGCACCCACGTCGTGCTCTTGTTCACCTCGAAGGTCATGTACCCGGCGCAGGTGAGGCACGTGTTCTCAAAGACGTAAGTGTTGATCAGGGTGgagtcgaggacgaggtcgagcatTTGGTACGGGGTGCTGTTGTAAGCTGTGGCAACATCGTGATGCTTACCCAAACGTGATGGGGACCGAGTACACCGCGTCGGCACCCCAAGCTGCGATACTGCACACAGGTCAGCGTGTGGTCAGAGGAGAGCCTACTCACCCCGTTCTCTGGGAATcgcgcttgccgaggccgtaGTCGTGCTCATCGTCATA
Encoded here:
- the PAG1_0 gene encoding Pregnancy-associated glycoprotein 1; the protein is MHAAAAALLVPYLLASSALAEPVHLPLRHKLRYDDEHDYGLGKRDSQRTGIAAWGADAVYSVPITFGTPYQMLDLVLDSTLINTYVFENTCLTCAGYMTFEVNKSTTWVPSDVNPIAGSGDVGTDVVGVWLLPGQNTNYTFGAVNTTVYADLPKGFVLPPNLTVSGNLGMGPTPANGSHHNPLLYNLAQNWTDKVYGVKLDRTRYSFNDNIFANTEIPGGILTLGGVDNSVLASNISFLPVVNISHSYQVWAVPLDGINIAGVPVRAVQTQPLVAFPDMVGQAIIGTHAVVGELYSHVPGALLLKSGWNSTVWSANAWVFPASSIGIGTDTNGTTPKASIGLEIILGGKAYPVADVDFAIKLITPSELISRWGATQAQAAAAPLWVIGGVQELEPWPRGLPIGFGLGLSFLRNVYTAYRFSPDSVGFGHLTYDAGAPVVMGPGTPRNISDVQPSSPSGAQATPSSTAKASKGATKRANVIFGLVAAAVAVWIAV